The Paenibacillus sp. RC334 nucleotide sequence CGAAAAACATCGGACCGCTAACATGGTACACCTTTTCATCGTTGTCCTCTGTCGCGCTGATGCGGATTTTAGCCATTTTCCAGCCAAAATGCAGGGCACTCAGCAACACACCCACGATAACTCCCTTAGACAAATCATGCGTAGCCACCACAATGACGACCGTCGTAACCATGATAAGCGTGTCCGCTTTGGGAACCCTGGCTATGTTTCGGAGCGAATTCCAGTCCACTGTTCCGATACACACCATAAACATAACTCCCACCAGTGCGCCCATCGGTACTTCCTTCACAACCCCGCCGAGCACCAGCAGCAGAAAGGCCAGAAACACCCCTGCCGTGAAGGTGGACAAACGCCCTCTACCTCCCGAGCTAACATTAATAACGGATTGCCCGATCATAGCACAGCCACCCATACCGCCGAAAAAACCATTTACAAAGTTGGCAATCCCTTGCCCACGGGCTTCCCGGTTTTTATTGCTTTTCGTTTCGGTCATTTCATCCAAAATACTGGCTGTCAGCAATGATTCCAGCAGTCCCACCAGCGCCATCGTAAAGGAATACGGCAGCAATATCCACAATGTATGCAACGACCACTCAATTTGCGGCATATGGAATGAAGGCAGTGAGCTAGTCAGCGTACCGATATCGCCTACGGTTTTAACATTTAACCCGAACATATACGTGATGATCGTCATGATAACGATTGCCGTCAATGGAGCGGGAATGCTTTTCACAAACCTCGGCAAAATATACACAATGAGCAGCGTACCCGCCACCATCGCGTACATGATCCAATTGGCTCCGTGAAAGTGGGTGAGCTGCGCCATAAAGACGAGAATCGCCAGCGCATTCACAAACCCGGTCATGACTGGCTGCGAAATAAAGCTTATAAAACGCCCTATTTTAAAAACACCCAGCAGCACCTGAATAATACCTGCCAAAATAGTAGCCGCAAACAGATATTCCACGCCATGATCCTTCACCAAACCCACGACCAGCACCGCTACAGCCCCGGTTGCTGCCGAGATCATCGCCGGGCGCCCGCCTGCAAAAGAAATAACAATTGCCATCGAAATGGAGGCGTACAGTCCGACCATCGGATTGACGCCGGCAATGATCGAGAAGGCAATCGCCTCCGGGATTAGTGCCAGCGCCACGGTCATACCTGCAAGTATATCAGCCCGGATATTACCGAACCATTGTTGTCTAAAATTCATACGGTTTCTTTCCAGCCTCCTATATTAACGGAGAACAGCGTGTT carries:
- a CDS encoding SulP family inorganic anion transporter, translated to MNFRQQWFGNIRADILAGMTVALALIPEAIAFSIIAGVNPMVGLYASISMAIVISFAGGRPAMISAATGAVAVLVVGLVKDHGVEYLFAATILAGIIQVLLGVFKIGRFISFISQPVMTGFVNALAILVFMAQLTHFHGANWIMYAMVAGTLLIVYILPRFVKSIPAPLTAIVIMTIITYMFGLNVKTVGDIGTLTSSLPSFHMPQIEWSLHTLWILLPYSFTMALVGLLESLLTASILDEMTETKSNKNREARGQGIANFVNGFFGGMGGCAMIGQSVINVSSGGRGRLSTFTAGVFLAFLLLVLGGVVKEVPMGALVGVMFMVCIGTVDWNSLRNIARVPKADTLIMVTTVVIVVATHDLSKGVIVGVLLSALHFGWKMAKIRISATEDNDEKVYHVSGPMFFASTTHFVDHFEPSDDPKRVVVDFSQSHIWDHSAVTAIGKVLQKYTKSGKLITLRGLNEESRLIVEKLGGSVVTEPLV